The window TGTGGCTGCGGGGCACCTTCTCCGGCTCGCCCTGCATGGTGATCCGGCGCGGTCGTACGTCCCGTTTCATCGGACCGGCGTTCCGCGCGGCCGAGCGGGCCGACCTGGACCGGCTGGCGCGGGCGACCGGGGCGGCCGTGCGGGACGCGGACGTGCCCGGCGGCGGCAAGGCCGTGAACCTGCTCGACCCGTCCGGCGTCCCGGTGCGGGTCGTGCACTGCGCCGAACCACTCCCCGAGCTGCCGGGACAGCGGCCGCTGCTCCTCAACTTCGGCGCCGAGCACCGGCGTACGAACGCCACGCAGCGCCCGCCCCGCGAGCCGTCCCGCATCCAGCGCCTGGGCCATGTCGTCCTGGAGACACGGGTGTTCGCCCGTGCCCTGGACTGGTACCTGGACACCCTCGGGATGATCGTGTCCGACTTCCTGTTCCTGGACGGGCAGCGCGGACGCGGCCCGACGATGGCCTTCATCCGCTGTGACCTGGGCAGCGTGCCGGCCGACCATCACACGCTGGCCATGCACCTGGGGCCGGGGACGGGGTACGTCCACTCCGCCTACCAGGTCACCGACCTGGACTCGATCGCGGCGGGCGGCGAGTACCTGAACGAGCGTGGCTACCGGCGCAGTTGGGGCATCGGACGGCACATCCAGGGCAGCCAGCTCTTCGACTACTGGCGCGACCCCGACCACTTCATGCTGGAGCACTTCGCCGACGGCGACCTGTTCTCCTGCGACGTCGAGCCCGGCTGGGCGCCCATGTCGGCGAGCGGGCTGGCCCAGTGGGGGCCGCCGGTCACCCGGGACTTCCTGGGCGCGAGCCCGTCCCCCGCCAAGGTCCGCGAGGTGCTGCATGCCCTGCGCGGTGACAACGAACTCGACCCCGCGCGTCTGCTGGGCCTGATGAAAGCGATGAACTCATGAGCACCAACGTCCTGCGCACCGCCGACGGTTGGTGGGCCGTCCTCGGCGACCGCGCCGTCCGCGTCGACACCAAGGCCGTCACCACCGCCGAGCTGCTGGCTGACCGGGCCGCCGTGCGAGAGGCAGCTCATTCAGGCGAGGCGGGCACGCCCGTCGCCGACCTGGTGGCGCTCTCCCCGGTCACCACCCCCTGCCGGGTGGTCGCCCAGATGGTCAACTACCGCAGCCACGCCCGTGATTCGGGCTTCACCGGCGACATCCCGCCCGCCTTCTTCCGCAAGGCGTCCGGCTCGGTCAGCGGCCCGGGCGAGGCCATCGTCCGGCCCTCGCACGTGCGATTCCTGGACTACGAGGTCGAGCTCGGCCTGGTCATGGGGGCACCGCTGCCGGTGGGCACCGTGGTCGAGGAGCGGGACCTGCCGTCGTACGTCGCCGGGCTCGTGATCACCAACGACGTCAGTGCCCGCGAGGTACAGCTGACCAAGACACAGTTCTACGAGAGCAAGTCGTACCCGACCTTCACACCGACCGGCCCCTACCTGGCGCTGCTGGAGCCGGAGGACTTCGTCCATCTCCTCGACCTGCGGCTGAAGTTGAGCGTCAACGGTGATCTGCGTCAGGACCGCACCCTCGCCGACATGATCGTCCGCCCGGCACAGGCCCTCACACTGCTGGCCCGCTTCCAGACCCTCGACCCCGGAGACCTCTTGCTGACCGGTACCCCCGGCGGCACGGCGCTCAAGGCCCCTCCCAAGGCCATCGAGAAGATCGGCACGCTGCTGCCGCCGGCGGTGAAGTGGAAGGCGTTCTTCAAGTCGCAGGCCAAGAACCCCCACTACCTGCACCACGGCGACGTCGTCACGGCCGCCATCGCCACCCCGGACGGCCGGATCGATCTGGGCGAGCAGCGCACGCCCGTGGCCGACGACCACTGAGACCGAAGTGAGCCGCACATGACAGTCGAGCACGACTCGGCCGACGTTCCCGTGGTGATCGTCGGCGCCGGCCCCGTGGGCGTGACCGCCGCCCTGCTGCTGGCCCGGCGTGGGGTGAGGACCGTCGTCCTCGAACGCCACCACGACGTCTACCCCCTGCCCCGTGCCGTCGCCACCGACGACGAGGTCCGCCGGATCCTCCAGGCCGCGGGTATCCACCAGGAGTTCGCCGCCGTCGCCCGCCCCGCGCGCGGACTGCGGCTGCTGGACGCCCGCCACCGCGTGATCGCCGAATTCCGGCGCTCACCGCAAGGCCACCACGGCTTCCCGCAGACCAGCATGTTCGACCAGCCCGAACTGGAACGGCTGCTGCGGGCCGCGCTGGCCCGCCATGCGGAGTGCGAGCTGCGGGGCGGGGCGGAGGTGACAGCGGTCGA of the Streptomyces sp. T12 genome contains:
- a CDS encoding VOC family protein, with the protein product MSETHVAGAAVATPHQDLHSEQGALRGEHPGRSRNPVIKVADLAWLEFEKPDLDRAEVFARDFGFQIAARTAGELWLRGTFSGSPCMVIRRGRTSRFIGPAFRAAERADLDRLARATGAAVRDADVPGGGKAVNLLDPSGVPVRVVHCAEPLPELPGQRPLLLNFGAEHRRTNATQRPPREPSRIQRLGHVVLETRVFARALDWYLDTLGMIVSDFLFLDGQRGRGPTMAFIRCDLGSVPADHHTLAMHLGPGTGYVHSAYQVTDLDSIAAGGEYLNERGYRRSWGIGRHIQGSQLFDYWRDPDHFMLEHFADGDLFSCDVEPGWAPMSASGLAQWGPPVTRDFLGASPSPAKVREVLHALRGDNELDPARLLGLMKAMNS
- a CDS encoding fumarylacetoacetate hydrolase family protein, translating into MSTNVLRTADGWWAVLGDRAVRVDTKAVTTAELLADRAAVREAAHSGEAGTPVADLVALSPVTTPCRVVAQMVNYRSHARDSGFTGDIPPAFFRKASGSVSGPGEAIVRPSHVRFLDYEVELGLVMGAPLPVGTVVEERDLPSYVAGLVITNDVSAREVQLTKTQFYESKSYPTFTPTGPYLALLEPEDFVHLLDLRLKLSVNGDLRQDRTLADMIVRPAQALTLLARFQTLDPGDLLLTGTPGGTALKAPPKAIEKIGTLLPPAVKWKAFFKSQAKNPHYLHHGDVVTAAIATPDGRIDLGEQRTPVADDH